In Nitrosopumilaceae archaeon, the following proteins share a genomic window:
- the tssD gene encoding type VI secretion system tube protein TssD, with protein MTYKTNKTILILSIAATIILSGVILTSNTLSTALAQTSPPPTTSACPPGDQVQHWDKIVFMIQSFREGSDNGPRSIGNIPAQMLNTELDLKISDQPGVVANLKQEISDTLATQFSLTPAQKASLNIKIISDNYETVNCGMTGPQGPAGPASTVPGPAGPQGPAGPQGPAGSSGTGGSSDEQSPPITKFLKVTGQKQGAITGSVTQKGKEGTIAVIAVEHAIISPRDPASGLPTGKRVHQPLVIITHIDKATPLLYNAITSNENLPTVELDYYQTGQDGKETLYFKIELTNANISSLSQTSLNSADDPHLNMYGEYEEISFTYQKITWTWTDGGITAQDDWEAPVV; from the coding sequence ATGACATACAAAACAAACAAGACCATACTCATTCTGAGTATAGCAGCAACAATAATTCTAAGCGGAGTTATTCTTACATCAAACACACTTAGTACTGCACTAGCTCAAACATCACCACCTCCCACTACATCAGCATGTCCTCCAGGTGATCAAGTCCAACACTGGGACAAGATTGTCTTTATGATACAATCGTTTAGGGAAGGAAGTGATAATGGGCCACGTTCAATTGGAAATATTCCAGCACAGATGCTCAACACAGAGCTTGATCTGAAAATATCTGATCAGCCAGGTGTTGTGGCAAACCTAAAACAGGAAATCAGTGATACCTTGGCAACTCAATTTTCTCTTACACCAGCACAGAAAGCAAGCTTGAACATCAAGATAATTTCTGACAACTATGAGACCGTAAACTGTGGCATGACAGGCCCACAAGGTCCAGCAGGTCCAGCTAGCACAGTTCCAGGTCCAGCAGGTCCACAAGGTCCCGCAGGTCCACAAGGTCCAGCAGGTTCATCTGGTACTGGCGGTTCTAGTGATGAGCAATCTCCACCAATAACAAAGTTCCTTAAAGTAACTGGACAAAAGCAGGGAGCTATCACAGGCAGTGTGACACAAAAAGGAAAAGAAGGCACGATTGCTGTAATTGCAGTAGAGCATGCGATAATAAGTCCAAGGGATCCGGCATCTGGACTGCCAACTGGAAAGAGAGTGCATCAACCACTAGTGATTATAACACACATAGACAAGGCAACACCGCTACTTTACAACGCTATAACAAGTAACGAGAATCTTCCAACTGTTGAGCTTGATTATTATCAAACTGGACAGGACGGCAAGGAAACCTTGTACTTTAAAATAGAGTTAACCAACGCCAACATTTCTTCACTCAGCCAGACTAGTCTAAATTCTGCAGATGATCCACACTTGAACATGTATGGAGAATATGAGGAGATCTCTTTCACATACCAGAAAATAACATGGACTTGGACTGATGGCGGAATCACCGCACAAGACGACTGGGAAGCTCCAGTAGTCTAA